From one Lycium barbarum isolate Lr01 chromosome 6, ASM1917538v2, whole genome shotgun sequence genomic stretch:
- the LOC132643867 gene encoding probable glutamate carboxypeptidase AMP1 has translation MPQPCSTSLYVSTHKKLCISKQTLSFVFIILFFILAFFTTLHHYSTPIHDNKTSIFYFNTFLFSATNYTLSNYLRHLTIHPHLAGTQPSLDTALYVKSHFQSLNLQTHATNYTVLLSYPLFSSVTLHSANSSVHALKLSEPGLNGVVMPYHAYSPSGSVYGKPVFLNYGREKDYDALGVHGVKVKGCIGIVRRDGGLSRNVVVEKAAERGVTAVLMFTDSEREFGGGVERGTVMNGLGDPLSPVWGGVENGEKLRIDDPLVMKRFPSITSLPISMMSAETILGSLGGAEMPYEWRKSMRFSTSGRVGPGPIMLNFTYQGERKMATVHNVFAVIKGSEEPDRFVLLGNHRDAWTYGAVDPNSGTAALLDIARRYALLMRLGWNPRRTIILCSWDAEEFGMIGSTEWVEQNLVNLGSKSVAYLNVDCAVQGPGFFPRTTPQFDDLLTEITKKVNDPDTDGTTLYERWTAANRGIKIQRLTAVDSDFSPFLHHAGVPSVDLYYGKDFPVYHTAFDSYDWMVNSGDPFFQRHVAVAGVWGLLALRLVDDPILPFNYLSYAAELQDYTRMLSDLLEGSSISLHPITAATQQLAAAAKQILEEAKKLKEDEATDEHAALKRRMLNDRLMFAERGFLDAEGLQGRPWFKHMVYGPRNDGESELEFFPGIANAISRSSGLKSGEHNSAIQHEIWRVARAIQSAAHALKGELT, from the exons ATGCCTCAACCATGTTCTACTAGCCTCTATGTTTCCACCCACAAAAAGTTGTGCATCTCAAAACAAACCTTGAGTTTCGTCTTCATTATTCTCTTCTTCATTCTTGCTTTCTTTACAACTCTACACCATTACTCCACACCCATACATGATAATAAAACTTCCATTTTCTACTTCAACACTTTCCTTTTTTCTGCCACTAACTACACCCTATCCAACTACCTACGCCACCTCACTATTCACCCTCATCTTGCTGGCACACAACCTTCGCTTGACACTGCTCTTTACGTTAAGTCTCATTTCCAATCTTTAAACCTTCAAACACATGCAACTAACTACACTGTTCTACTCTCATATCCTTTATTCTCTTCAGTTACTCTCCACTCTGCTAACAGTTCAGTGCATGCTTTAAAGTTGTCTGAACCAGGTTTAAATGGTGTTGTTATGCCTTATCATGCATATTCACCATCAGGGTCAGTGTATGGTAAGCCTGTTTTCTTGAATTATGGTAGGGAAAAAGATTATGATGCACTTGGTGTGCATGGTGTGAAGGTTAAGGGATGTATTGGGATAGTAAGGAGAGATGGTGGTTTGTCAAGAAATGTAGTTGTTGAGAAGGCTGCAGAGCGTGGTGTCACTGCAGTATTGATGTTTACTGATAGTGAAAGGGAGTTTGGTGGTGGGGTTGAAAGAGGGACAGTGATGAATGGTTTAGGGGATCCATTAAGTCCTGTTTGGGGTGGGGTTGAGAATGGTGAGAAGTTGAGAATAGATGATCCTTTGGTGATGAAAAGGTTTCCTAGTATAACTTCATTGCCTATATCAATGATGTCAGCTGAGACTATATTAGGTTCACTTGGGGGAGCTGAGATGCCTTATGAATGGAGAAAGAGTATGAGATTTAGTACTAGTGGGAGGGTTGGGCCTGGTCCCATTATGCTCAACTTTACCTACCAG GGAGAGAGAAAGATGGCAACAGTTCATAATGTTTTTGCTGTCATAAAGGGATCAGAAGAGCCTGATCGTTTTGTACTTCTTGGAAACCATAGAGATGCATGGACTTATGGAGCAGTTGACCCCAATAGTGGAACCGCGGCCCTGCTTGACATTGCTCGTAGATATGCTCTTCTCATGCGTTTGGGTTGGAATCCTCGAAGAACAATCATTCTCTGCAGTTGGGATGCAGAAGAGTTTGGGATG ATTGGATCAACTGAGTGGGTTGAGCAGAATCTTGTTAACCTTGGATCTAAATCTGTGGCCTACCTAAATGTGGATTGTGCAGTTCAAGGCCCTGGGTTTTTTCCCAGGACGACGCCTCAGTTTGACGATCTGCTTACCGAGATCACCAAGAAG GTTAATGACCCAGACACAGATGGCACGACTCTTTATGAAAGATGGACAGCTGCTAATAGAGGTATCAAA ATTCAACGGCTTACTGCAGTAGATTCAGACTTTTCCCCATTTTTGCACCATGCAGGGGTTCCTTCTGTTGATCTGTACTATGGCAAAG ATTTTCCAGTATATCACACAGCATTTGATTCCTATGACTGGATGGTAAACTCAGGGGATCCATTCTTTCAGCGGCATGTGGCAG TGGCAGGAGTTTGGGGACTACTTGCACTTCGCCTGGTTGATGATCCGATTTTACCTTTTAACTATCTCTCATATGCTGCTGAGCTACAG GACTATACTCGTATGCTGAGTGACTTGTTGGAAGGAAGCAGCATCTCATTGCATCCTATTACTGCTGCCACTCAACAACTTGCTGCTGCAGCTaaacaaattctagaagaagcaaaG AAACTGAAAGAGGATGAAGCGACGGACGAGCATGCAGCACTGAAGCGACGAATGTTAAATGACCGGCTCATGTTTGCTGAGAGGGGATTTTTGGATGCAGAAGGGCTTCAGGGAAGACCATGGTTTAAGCATATG